One segment of Pandoraea pnomenusa DNA contains the following:
- a CDS encoding FeoA family protein, with translation MQLSALKKGSTATVDSVVDQMQPDAIAHRLRELGFVAGEPVRVVALAPWGGNPMVVQVGATRFALRRDEAARVQVRLG, from the coding sequence ATGCAGTTGTCGGCGTTGAAGAAGGGCAGTACCGCGACCGTGGATTCGGTCGTCGATCAGATGCAACCCGATGCCATCGCGCATCGCTTGCGCGAGTTGGGTTTCGTGGCCGGCGAACCGGTGCGCGTGGTTGCGCTGGCGCCTTGGGGCGGCAACCCGATGGTCGTGCAGGTCGGCGCGACGCGCTTCGCACTGCGCCGCGACGAAGCGGCGCGCGTTCAGGTCCGGCTGGGGTGA